From Paraburkholderia fungorum, the proteins below share one genomic window:
- a CDS encoding alpha-hydroxy acid oxidase, producing the protein MKRRLYSGRDVNRAHSIDDLRAMARRRLPNFCFEYVEGGAEDEATLGRNRNVFNEIAFLPRTLVNVEHRNQSRMLFGQRIASPFMIGPTGYSGLMFREGDVKLASAAAAAGVPFVLSNVSTVALEDVVRRAGGRVWMQVYMYRTREFLAKLAQRSQAAGIEALVVTTDSAVFGKREWDLRNYIKPLMLDWRNKFDVLRHPRWMSNVLWPSGMPRFANLGDLLPPGQNSVKGASITLGQQLDPSLSWDDIRWLRDLWPNRLIVKGVLGAQDAVRAVEAGVDGIVLSNHGGRQLDGAVSAMDVLPDVVDQVRGRLSVMLDGGFRRGTDILKAVALGADAVLLGRATTYGLSAGGQPGAARALQILQTEVDRALGLLGCSDIAALDRSYLRWPTLSPAFARSHAEGEHDAVSLV; encoded by the coding sequence TTGAAACGCCGCCTTTATTCCGGCCGTGACGTGAACCGCGCGCACAGCATCGACGATCTACGCGCGATGGCGCGCAGGCGGCTGCCCAATTTCTGTTTCGAGTACGTCGAAGGCGGCGCGGAGGACGAGGCGACGCTGGGCCGCAATCGCAACGTATTCAATGAAATCGCGTTCCTGCCGCGCACGCTCGTCAATGTCGAACATCGCAACCAGAGCCGGATGCTGTTCGGTCAGCGCATTGCGTCGCCGTTCATGATCGGCCCGACCGGCTACAGCGGACTGATGTTTCGCGAGGGCGATGTGAAGCTCGCGAGCGCGGCGGCCGCGGCCGGTGTTCCGTTCGTGCTGAGCAACGTGTCGACGGTTGCGCTGGAGGATGTCGTGCGCCGCGCGGGCGGTCGCGTGTGGATGCAGGTCTACATGTATCGCACGCGTGAGTTCCTCGCGAAACTCGCGCAACGCTCGCAGGCGGCGGGTATCGAGGCGCTGGTCGTCACGACGGACAGCGCGGTGTTCGGCAAGCGCGAATGGGATCTGCGCAACTACATCAAGCCGCTGATGCTCGACTGGCGCAATAAATTCGACGTGCTGCGCCATCCGCGCTGGATGAGCAACGTGCTGTGGCCCAGCGGAATGCCGCGCTTCGCGAATCTCGGCGACCTGTTGCCGCCGGGGCAGAACAGCGTGAAGGGCGCGTCGATCACGTTGGGCCAGCAGCTGGACCCCTCGCTGTCGTGGGACGACATCCGCTGGTTGCGCGATTTGTGGCCGAACCGGTTGATCGTCAAGGGCGTGCTCGGCGCGCAGGATGCTGTGCGGGCGGTCGAGGCGGGCGTCGACGGGATCGTGCTGTCGAACCACGGCGGGCGGCAACTGGACGGCGCGGTGTCCGCGATGGACGTGCTGCCGGACGTCGTCGACCAGGTGCGCGGCAGGCTCAGTGTGATGCTCGATGGCGGATTTCGACGCGGCACGGACATCCTGAAGGCCGTGGCGTTAGGTGCCGATGCGGTGCTGCTCGGCCGGGCGACGACTTACGGTTTAAGTGCTGGTGGCCAGCCCGGCGCGGCGCGTGCGCTGCAGATTTTGCAAACCGAGGTCGATCGCGCGTTGGGCCTGCTCGGTTGCAGCGACATTGCCGCGCTCGACCGCAGTTATCTGCGCTGGCCGACGCTGAGTCCGGCGTTTGCGCGCTCGCACGCAGAAGGCGAGCACGACGCCGTATCGCTCGTTTAG
- a CDS encoding hybrid sensor histidine kinase/response regulator — translation MLLAALVINVVSVVRTYFALQHQEVSLNANRLTELDTRNIANLYSNIRIIEVAWRTGERARPALVEQYYDHGQMLVLQDSPDRLPVLVVSSISRIPSDRTVSRYLRLAEQMSYALTAAAERNRGVLTSWLFSSDFSLLAMVASPWPSGLTQTVLADRAAIFAALTGPNSNLVIPEHVALRDPRTGERAFFWLPFYDSPLSGRRSLRIVAPVFDEQQKPFGFVVYEIPVDAVTAAMGAIGFDGSLLLLAPDGRVITSYSRRSVDPKALSVASSLTTARIAEPTGVIVHNGYTVSGWPIGRGGTTLVFVQSWRAIVNALSGPIGMSAATTAVVILLVWTLILLFDRRIFRPVLERSRRVFESEHLSRTLVETAPVGLGLIAVQNGEPLLRSSAMIKATEQIAVPARTLSEELVRRYGPRSGASAEQGVTREEVTLPTREGGTVDLSVSVVPARYQGHDVLVTAFTDVTAERRLERQWREAKWAADKANAAKSAFLAAMSHEIRTPMNALMGNLELLSHTPLDALQQDRLKTIRSSSDGLLAIVSDVLDFSKIEAGEMTLERLVFDAQAVAARVLRMFEPVARAKGLRLWGEFGTSTTQPMQGDPTRLGQVMNNLLSNAIKFTERGEVTLRLSVRAGQGAQGSELVIEVEDSGIGMSAGQQALLFQAFSQADATISRRFGGTGLGLALCARLTEAMGGTIAVRSEPGEGSVFTVRVPQGECAGEPGAPGAQFAGERVLFVAASPAWHAYAVAALEGWGLQVQAYRHPAQLDQAMLEEADTLILCGERNTWHADDEARLVEESSWVIDCSPEGPATPVATGRVVRVSGYGLKGLEAALRYTLQAEPLEVGHEAQGVLSRRLKVLVAEDNEVNRQLFEEQLKLLDCEVRSAQDGQDALACLSQERFDVLVTDLAMPVLDGYGLAREARARWPEMPIVAATASATLEERTRCEAAGITRVVTKPLQLDDLLTTLSEVSGVPRMAVEAAGPEGPRDGVLGGRDVPEHVRAAFLHSCERSLGVLHAASRDADGAAQVLAELHSLRGALAVFGYQALADRCAQMQVAISTNGVQRAQHMIDAFDIHLRAEVLADTTSLREILARIVELAERADVLPEIVRLVRMRLPLADLRDAEDAASTGA, via the coding sequence GTGCTGCTTGCCGCGCTCGTCATTAACGTAGTGTCCGTTGTGCGAACCTATTTCGCGCTTCAGCATCAGGAAGTATCGCTTAACGCAAATCGACTCACAGAGTTGGACACGCGCAATATCGCGAATCTGTACAGCAACATAAGAATCATCGAAGTCGCCTGGAGAACCGGCGAGCGGGCCAGGCCAGCGCTTGTTGAACAGTATTACGACCACGGTCAGATGCTTGTTCTCCAGGATTCACCGGATCGGTTGCCTGTGTTGGTAGTCAGTTCAATTTCCAGGATTCCGTCCGATCGGACTGTTAGCCGCTATCTCCGGCTTGCTGAACAGATGAGTTATGCGTTGACGGCTGCCGCAGAGCGAAACCGGGGCGTATTGACGTCATGGTTGTTCAGTTCCGATTTTTCGCTACTTGCCATGGTCGCATCGCCGTGGCCCAGCGGTCTAACGCAGACGGTGCTTGCTGATCGTGCTGCAATATTCGCCGCGCTGACCGGCCCCAACAGCAATCTTGTTATTCCAGAGCACGTGGCGTTGCGCGACCCCCGAACCGGGGAGCGTGCTTTTTTCTGGCTACCCTTCTACGACAGTCCGTTGAGCGGCAGACGTTCGCTTCGAATTGTCGCGCCTGTGTTCGATGAACAGCAGAAGCCGTTCGGCTTCGTTGTCTACGAAATACCAGTCGACGCTGTCACCGCCGCTATGGGAGCGATCGGTTTTGACGGCTCGCTGTTGCTGCTGGCACCGGATGGAAGGGTGATCACGTCATACTCCAGACGTTCGGTGGACCCTAAGGCGTTGAGTGTGGCGAGCTCTTTGACAACCGCACGCATTGCCGAGCCAACGGGCGTCATCGTGCATAACGGCTACACGGTGTCTGGCTGGCCGATCGGACGGGGCGGCACAACGCTCGTGTTTGTGCAGTCGTGGCGCGCGATCGTCAACGCGCTGAGTGGTCCGATTGGAATGTCGGCAGCGACGACGGCGGTGGTCATATTGTTGGTGTGGACGCTAATACTGCTGTTCGATCGACGCATATTCCGGCCGGTTCTTGAGCGCTCGCGGCGGGTGTTCGAGAGCGAGCACCTGAGTCGTACGCTGGTGGAAACCGCGCCGGTGGGACTGGGTTTGATCGCGGTGCAGAACGGTGAACCGCTGCTGCGCAGTTCGGCGATGATCAAGGCGACCGAACAGATAGCCGTGCCGGCCCGAACCCTGTCGGAGGAACTGGTCCGGCGTTACGGACCGCGCAGCGGGGCATCCGCGGAGCAAGGCGTGACCCGGGAGGAAGTGACTCTGCCCACGCGCGAAGGCGGGACGGTGGACCTTTCGGTGAGCGTGGTGCCGGCGCGCTATCAGGGCCACGACGTGCTGGTGACGGCATTCACGGATGTGACCGCGGAAAGGCGTCTGGAGCGGCAGTGGCGGGAGGCGAAATGGGCGGCCGACAAGGCTAACGCGGCGAAATCGGCGTTCCTGGCGGCGATGAGCCATGAGATCCGCACGCCGATGAACGCGCTGATGGGAAATCTGGAGTTGCTGTCGCACACGCCGCTTGATGCGTTGCAGCAGGACCGGCTCAAGACCATCCGGAGTTCGTCGGACGGTCTGCTTGCGATCGTCAGCGACGTACTGGATTTTTCGAAGATCGAGGCCGGGGAGATGACGCTGGAGCGGCTCGTGTTCGACGCGCAGGCGGTGGCCGCGCGGGTGCTGAGGATGTTCGAGCCGGTGGCGCGGGCGAAGGGGTTGAGGCTGTGGGGGGAGTTCGGCACGTCGACGACGCAGCCGATGCAGGGCGACCCGACCCGGCTCGGCCAGGTGATGAACAACCTGCTGTCGAATGCGATCAAGTTTACGGAGCGCGGCGAGGTGACGCTGCGGCTGTCGGTGCGGGCGGGGCAGGGCGCTCAGGGCAGCGAGCTGGTGATCGAGGTGGAAGACAGCGGGATCGGGATGTCTGCCGGGCAGCAGGCGTTGCTGTTCCAGGCGTTCAGCCAGGCCGACGCAACGATCAGCCGGCGCTTTGGCGGGACCGGTCTGGGGCTGGCGTTGTGCGCGCGGCTGACGGAGGCGATGGGCGGCACGATCGCGGTGCGCAGTGAGCCAGGCGAGGGCAGTGTCTTCACGGTGCGGGTGCCGCAGGGGGAGTGCGCAGGCGAGCCGGGCGCGCCCGGGGCGCAATTCGCGGGGGAACGGGTGCTGTTCGTGGCGGCATCACCGGCATGGCACGCGTATGCGGTGGCGGCGCTGGAGGGCTGGGGGCTGCAGGTGCAGGCGTACCGGCATCCGGCGCAACTCGATCAGGCGATGCTGGAGGAGGCGGACACGCTGATCCTGTGTGGCGAGCGCAATACCTGGCATGCTGATGATGAGGCGCGTCTGGTGGAAGAGTCGTCGTGGGTGATCGACTGCAGTCCGGAAGGCCCGGCGACACCTGTGGCGACGGGCCGGGTGGTGAGGGTCTCCGGCTACGGGCTGAAGGGGCTGGAGGCAGCGCTGCGCTACACGTTGCAGGCCGAGCCGCTGGAGGTGGGCCATGAGGCACAGGGGGTGTTGTCGCGCCGGTTGAAAGTGCTGGTGGCGGAAGACAACGAGGTGAACCGGCAGCTGTTCGAGGAGCAGTTGAAGCTGCTGGATTGCGAGGTGCGGTCGGCGCAGGACGGGCAGGACGCGCTGGCATGTCTGTCGCAGGAGCGTTTCGACGTGCTGGTGACGGATCTGGCGATGCCGGTGCTGGATGGCTACGGACTGGCGCGCGAGGCGCGGGCGCGCTGGCCGGAGATGCCGATCGTGGCGGCGACGGCGAGCGCGACGCTGGAGGAGCGCACGCGGTGCGAGGCGGCGGGGATCACGCGGGTGGTGACCAAGCCGCTGCAACTGGATGATCTGCTGACGACGCTGTCGGAGGTGAGCGGGGTGCCGCGCATGGCGGTGGAGGCGGCGGGTCCCGAAGGCCCGCGTGATGGCGTCCTTGGCGGGCGGGACGTGCCGGAGCATGTGCGAGCGGCGTTTCTGCACTCGTGCGAGAGGTCGCTGGGGGTGCTCCATGCGGCGTCACGCGATGCCGATGGAGCGGCACAGGTACTGGCGGAACTGCATTCGCTACGGGGGGCGCTGGCTGTGTTCGGCTATCAAGCGCTCGCGGATAGGTGCGCTCAAATGCAGGTCGCGATATCGACGAATGGTGTCCAGAGAGCACAGCACATGATTGATGCGTTCGACATCCATCTGCGCGCAGAAGTCTTGGCCGACACGACTAGTTTGCGTGAAATCCTCGCGCGAATTGTCGAGCTTGCGGAGCGCGCAGACGTACTCCCGGAAATCGTCCGTCTCGTGCGCATGAGGTTGCCGCTGGCCGATCTACGCGACGCGGAAGACGCGGCGAGTACCGGTGCGTGA
- a CDS encoding D-mannonate oxidoreductase produces MTTGNPILQFGTSRFLQAHADLFVSEALAAGRALGHVTVVQTTANPESVARIAALRESSHYDVRIRGVRRKEVIDTTTQCHAISEALNADSDWPMVVERFARHARTVISNTGDRGYECFADDTAELLQDAARVPRGFAAKLVVLLHARFDAGAAPLTLMPCELVSRNGDTLRALVAQLARDWRTSPAFVGYIEHTCVWVNSLVDRIVSEPIQPIGAHAEPYALWAIERRAGMVLPCEHEAMIVTDDLPRYERLKLLLLNLGHTWLAERWQADARAADENVVHAMRDPVLRDGLETLWRDEVLPVFDALGHGNEARAYLDDVRERFENPFLDHRLADIARNHEQKKERRFRPVIELARELGLAIAQPRLKAALG; encoded by the coding sequence ATGACGACGGGCAACCCGATTCTCCAGTTCGGCACGAGCCGCTTTCTGCAGGCGCACGCCGACCTGTTCGTCTCCGAAGCGCTCGCGGCCGGCCGCGCACTCGGACACGTGACGGTCGTGCAGACCACGGCCAACCCGGAAAGCGTCGCGCGTATCGCGGCTCTGCGCGAGTCGAGCCATTACGACGTGCGGATTCGCGGCGTGCGCCGCAAAGAGGTGATCGACACGACGACGCAATGTCATGCGATCAGCGAGGCGCTGAACGCCGACAGCGACTGGCCGATGGTCGTCGAACGCTTTGCACGCCACGCGCGCACGGTGATCTCGAACACTGGCGACCGCGGCTACGAGTGTTTCGCCGACGACACCGCCGAGTTGCTGCAAGACGCAGCGCGGGTGCCGCGCGGCTTCGCGGCGAAGCTCGTGGTGCTACTGCACGCACGCTTCGACGCCGGAGCCGCGCCGCTGACACTCATGCCATGCGAACTCGTATCGCGTAACGGCGATACGTTGCGCGCGCTCGTGGCTCAACTTGCGCGTGACTGGCGAACCAGTCCCGCGTTTGTCGGCTATATCGAGCACACGTGCGTCTGGGTGAATTCGCTGGTGGATCGCATCGTGTCCGAGCCGATTCAACCGATTGGCGCTCACGCCGAGCCTTACGCGTTGTGGGCGATCGAGCGGCGCGCGGGCATGGTGTTGCCGTGCGAGCACGAAGCGATGATCGTCACCGACGACCTGCCGCGCTACGAGCGCCTGAAGCTGCTTCTGCTGAATCTCGGCCACACCTGGCTCGCCGAGCGCTGGCAGGCCGATGCCCGCGCGGCGGACGAAAACGTAGTGCATGCGATGCGCGATCCGGTGCTGCGCGACGGTCTCGAAACGCTTTGGCGCGACGAGGTACTGCCGGTCTTCGATGCGCTCGGCCACGGCAACGAAGCACGCGCATATCTCGACGACGTACGCGAGCGCTTCGAAAACCCGTTCCTCGATCATCGACTCGCCGATATCGCCCGCAATCATGAGCAGAAGAAAGAGCGGCGCTTCAGGCCGGTGATCGAGCTGGCGCGAGAACTGGGGCTGGCCATCGCGCAGCCGCGGCTCAAGGCGGCGCTCGGCTGA
- a CDS encoding zinc-binding alcohol dehydrogenase family protein, whose amino-acid sequence MKTVICEQPGRLAVAERAMPSAGPDDVLIRIKRVGVCGTDLHIFTGNQPYLAYPRVMGHELAGIVEAAPEGARVKAGDQVYVMPYLSCGHCIACRKGKSNCCMNIRVLGVHTDGGMAEYLAVPQDFVFSAAGVTLDEAAMIEFLAIGAHAVRRADVQSGERVLVVGAGPIGMAAIIFAKLRGAEVSVLDGRSDRLAVCANALHADHTVLLDTTAAGTDAAQLASLTNNEFFDAVFDATGNVKAMERGLQFVAHGGKYILISIVSDRISFADPEFHKRETTLLASRNATVADFETVLDAMRAGKIPTAALNTHVLELGNLPAEFPRLLDPEAGVIKALVAC is encoded by the coding sequence ATGAAGACCGTCATTTGCGAACAACCCGGCCGGCTGGCCGTTGCCGAGCGCGCGATGCCGAGCGCCGGTCCCGACGACGTGCTGATCCGCATCAAGCGGGTCGGCGTTTGCGGCACCGATCTGCACATCTTCACAGGCAATCAGCCGTACCTCGCTTATCCGCGCGTGATGGGCCATGAACTGGCCGGCATCGTCGAAGCCGCGCCGGAGGGCGCGCGCGTGAAGGCGGGCGACCAGGTGTATGTGATGCCGTATCTGTCGTGCGGGCACTGCATTGCCTGCCGCAAGGGCAAGAGCAACTGCTGCATGAACATTCGCGTGCTGGGCGTCCATACCGACGGCGGGATGGCCGAATATCTGGCGGTGCCGCAAGACTTCGTCTTCAGCGCCGCAGGCGTCACGCTCGACGAGGCCGCGATGATCGAGTTCCTCGCGATCGGCGCGCACGCGGTTCGCCGCGCGGACGTGCAGTCCGGTGAGCGCGTGCTGGTCGTCGGCGCCGGGCCGATCGGGATGGCCGCGATCATCTTCGCGAAGCTGCGCGGCGCGGAGGTCAGCGTGCTCGATGGCCGGTCCGACCGGCTCGCGGTATGCGCGAACGCGTTGCACGCGGATCACACGGTGCTGCTCGACACCACCGCCGCAGGAACCGATGCGGCGCAACTCGCAAGCCTGACCAACAACGAGTTTTTCGACGCGGTGTTCGACGCAACGGGCAACGTCAAGGCGATGGAGCGCGGTCTGCAGTTCGTCGCGCACGGCGGCAAGTACATCCTGATCTCGATCGTCAGTGACCGCATTTCATTCGCCGACCCCGAATTTCACAAGCGCGAAACGACCTTGCTGGCGAGTCGCAATGCGACGGTCGCCGATTTCGAAACCGTGCTGGATGCGATGCGCGCGGGCAAGATCCCGACCGCCGCGCTGAACACGCACGTACTCGAACTCGGCAATCTGCCGGCCGAATTCCCACGTCTTCTCGATCCGGAAGCGGGCGTCATCAAGGCGCTCGTCGCGTGCTGA
- a CDS encoding FadR/GntR family transcriptional regulator: protein MNDKPADPRRLYLQIAEKLRGLIAQPDFAPNGRLPSERALAATLAVSRPSVREALVALELEGLVEIRMGSGVYVCATPQTHGEASLSHAELGDSLLDIMGARCVIEGSIAASVAPFCKAKDLKLLRELFNEMQREVAAGKIPVAADRAFHLAIAQMSGNEVLVRTVSTLFDARHSPLSEKLRGHFENESTWGAVPDEHLVILEALEAHDPIQAQASMQRHLKMSLERVIAGGLRGAQPR from the coding sequence GTGAACGACAAACCCGCGGACCCTCGCCGCCTGTATCTGCAGATCGCGGAAAAGCTGCGCGGTCTGATCGCGCAACCGGATTTCGCACCGAACGGCCGCTTGCCTTCGGAGCGCGCGCTCGCGGCGACGCTCGCGGTGTCGCGGCCGTCGGTCCGCGAGGCGCTGGTCGCGCTCGAACTGGAGGGGCTGGTTGAAATTCGCATGGGCTCGGGCGTCTACGTGTGCGCAACGCCGCAGACTCACGGCGAGGCATCGCTGTCGCACGCCGAACTCGGCGACAGCCTGCTCGACATCATGGGCGCGCGCTGCGTGATCGAAGGTTCGATCGCCGCGAGCGTCGCGCCTTTTTGCAAAGCGAAGGACCTGAAGCTACTGCGTGAGTTGTTCAACGAGATGCAGCGCGAAGTCGCCGCGGGGAAAATCCCGGTCGCTGCCGACCGCGCCTTCCATCTCGCGATCGCGCAGATGAGCGGCAACGAGGTGCTGGTGCGTACCGTCAGTACGCTTTTCGACGCGCGGCACAGTCCGCTGTCGGAAAAGCTGCGCGGACATTTCGAGAACGAGAGCACATGGGGCGCGGTCCCGGATGAGCATCTGGTGATCCTCGAAGCGCTCGAGGCGCATGACCCTATCCAGGCTCAGGCGAGCATGCAGCGCCATCTGAAGATGTCGCTGGAACGGGTCATCGCGGGCGGCCTGCGCGGCGCACAGCCGCGCTGA
- a CDS encoding UxaA family hydrolase, giving the protein MLTQTGSAPTVIRLHPNDDVIIATRQLMPGTRIDAEQLVVTGLVPPGHKVATRDIAKGEAVKRYNQIIGVAREAITRGQHVHVHNLGMSEFAREHAFGVDTHPTDYVDEPAHFMGIRRDDGRVATRNYIGILTSVNCSATVARAIADHFRRDVRPEALADFPNVDGVVALTHGLGCGIDTLGEGIAVLRRTLAGYAVHPNFASVLFVGLGCETNQIDGVLDAAGPAGSKLKLRSFTIQDSGGTRKTIERGIEMVKEMLADANGVQREPVPASHLCVGLQCGGSDGYSGISANPALGAAVDRLVRHGGTAILSETPEIYGAEHLLTRRAASQAVGDKLLARIQWWQDYCTRNGGALDNNPSAGNKAGGLTTILEKSLGAVAKGGTTNLVEVYEYAQPINAKGFVFMDSPGYDPVSATGQVASGANLICFTTGRGSAYGCAPSPSLKLATNTALWERQEDDIDLNCGGVVDGTASIDELGEAIFRMMLDCASGTRSKSELHGYGQSEFVPWQVGVVT; this is encoded by the coding sequence ATGTTGACTCAAACTGGCAGCGCGCCCACGGTGATTCGCCTGCATCCGAACGACGATGTGATCATCGCGACCCGGCAGTTGATGCCGGGCACGCGTATCGACGCGGAACAACTGGTGGTGACCGGCCTCGTTCCGCCCGGCCACAAGGTCGCGACCCGCGACATCGCGAAGGGCGAGGCGGTCAAACGTTATAACCAGATCATCGGCGTCGCGCGCGAAGCGATCACGCGTGGGCAGCATGTGCACGTTCACAATCTCGGCATGTCCGAGTTCGCGCGGGAACATGCGTTTGGCGTCGATACCCATCCGACCGACTACGTAGACGAGCCCGCGCATTTCATGGGCATTCGCCGCGATGACGGGCGTGTAGCCACGCGTAATTACATCGGCATCCTGACCAGTGTGAACTGCTCCGCGACAGTCGCGCGTGCAATCGCCGATCACTTCAGACGCGACGTGCGTCCCGAAGCGCTGGCCGACTTTCCGAACGTGGACGGCGTCGTCGCACTGACTCACGGGCTCGGCTGCGGGATCGACACGCTGGGTGAGGGCATCGCCGTGTTGCGTCGCACGCTGGCGGGCTACGCGGTGCATCCGAACTTTGCATCGGTGTTGTTCGTCGGTCTCGGTTGCGAGACGAACCAGATCGACGGCGTGCTAGACGCTGCCGGCCCGGCCGGCAGCAAGTTGAAACTGCGCAGTTTTACGATTCAGGACAGCGGCGGCACCCGCAAGACGATCGAGCGCGGCATCGAGATGGTGAAAGAGATGCTCGCCGATGCAAACGGCGTCCAACGCGAGCCGGTGCCCGCGTCGCATCTGTGCGTCGGCTTGCAGTGCGGCGGCTCTGACGGCTATTCGGGGATTTCCGCGAATCCCGCGCTCGGCGCTGCGGTGGACCGGCTGGTGCGGCACGGAGGCACCGCGATTCTTTCGGAAACGCCCGAAATCTACGGTGCCGAGCACTTGCTGACGCGCCGTGCGGCGAGCCAGGCCGTCGGCGACAAGCTGCTCGCACGAATCCAGTGGTGGCAGGACTATTGCACGCGCAACGGCGGCGCGCTCGACAACAACCCGTCGGCCGGCAACAAGGCGGGCGGCTTGACGACGATCCTCGAAAAATCGCTCGGCGCGGTGGCGAAGGGCGGCACGACGAACCTCGTCGAAGTGTATGAATACGCGCAGCCGATCAATGCCAAAGGCTTCGTGTTCATGGATTCGCCGGGCTACGACCCGGTGTCCGCGACCGGTCAGGTCGCTTCGGGCGCCAATCTGATCTGCTTCACGACAGGACGAGGCTCCGCCTACGGTTGCGCGCCGTCGCCGTCGCTGAAGCTCGCGACCAACACCGCGCTGTGGGAACGTCAGGAGGACGATATCGACCTCAACTGCGGCGGCGTTGTCGACGGGACCGCGAGCATCGACGAGCTAGGCGAAGCGATCTTCCGGATGATGCTCGACTGCGCGTCCGGCACGCGCTCGAAGAGCGAACTGCATGGCTATGGACAAAGCGAATTCGTGCCCTGGCAGGTCGGCGTCGTGACCTGA
- a CDS encoding MFS transporter: protein MRKMRWVVIFLCFLAIAVNYIDRANLAVAAPQIEKALGIGPAEMGFILSGFFWTYALMQMPFGWFVDRVGARIALPLAVGWWSVFTAMTAVTSSVAGMFGCRLLLGVGEAGAYPSCTKLVSQWFPVKERAIATSIFDSGSRVGSALSIPVVALIISSVGWKAAFVVTGLLGLVWILGWFVIYRNPQPVEPNSATAAAAASRAKEERNRVTWGSLFRHRTLWGMMLGFFCLNFVIYFFITWFPSYLVQTRGFSLKSLGTLGMIPALISIPGGWLGGYVSDALFRRGWSLTAARKTCMVGGMLLSSVITLSAFTSDIYLMLAFFGIAYGSLAFAAASIWSLPADVAPTPDHVASIGGIQNFASNLAGIVITTFTGVMVAMSKGSFTIPLVVAGGFCFLGAFSYLVIVGRIEPLPIAPDTGKVPARAGSAI from the coding sequence ATGCGCAAGATGCGTTGGGTGGTGATCTTTCTGTGCTTTCTGGCTATCGCGGTGAATTACATCGATCGTGCGAATCTCGCGGTCGCCGCGCCGCAGATCGAAAAAGCGCTGGGCATCGGGCCAGCCGAAATGGGCTTCATCCTGAGCGGCTTTTTCTGGACCTACGCGTTGATGCAGATGCCGTTCGGCTGGTTCGTCGATCGCGTCGGCGCGCGTATCGCGTTGCCGCTAGCGGTCGGCTGGTGGTCCGTGTTCACCGCGATGACCGCGGTGACCAGCAGCGTCGCCGGGATGTTCGGCTGCCGGCTGCTGCTGGGCGTCGGCGAGGCGGGCGCGTATCCGTCTTGCACGAAGCTTGTGAGTCAGTGGTTCCCTGTCAAGGAGCGCGCGATTGCGACCAGCATTTTCGATAGCGGTTCGCGCGTCGGCTCCGCCCTGTCGATTCCAGTCGTCGCGCTGATCATCAGCTCGGTCGGGTGGAAAGCGGCGTTCGTCGTGACCGGCCTGCTTGGCCTCGTGTGGATTCTCGGCTGGTTCGTGATTTACCGGAACCCGCAGCCCGTCGAGCCGAATAGCGCGACAGCCGCCGCAGCCGCGTCACGCGCGAAAGAAGAACGCAATCGCGTGACATGGGGCTCGCTGTTTCGTCACCGCACACTGTGGGGCATGATGCTCGGCTTCTTTTGCCTGAACTTCGTGATCTATTTCTTCATCACGTGGTTCCCGAGCTATCTCGTGCAGACGCGCGGCTTCTCGCTGAAATCGCTCGGCACGCTCGGGATGATCCCGGCACTGATTTCGATACCGGGCGGCTGGCTCGGCGGCTATGTATCGGACGCACTGTTCCGGCGCGGCTGGAGTCTGACGGCTGCCCGCAAGACCTGCATGGTCGGCGGCATGCTGTTGTCGTCGGTGATTACATTGTCGGCATTCACGTCGGACATCTACCTGATGCTCGCTTTCTTCGGCATCGCCTACGGCAGTCTCGCGTTCGCTGCGGCCAGCATCTGGTCGCTGCCGGCCGATGTCGCGCCGACGCCGGACCATGTCGCGTCGATCGGCGGCATTCAGAACTTTGCGTCGAACCTCGCCGGCATCGTCATCACGACTTTCACCGGTGTGATGGTCGCGATGAGCAAAGGCTCGTTCACGATTCCGCTCGTCGTCGCCGGCGGCTTCTGCTTTCTCGGCGCGTTCAGCTATCTCGTGATCGTGGGCCGCATCGAGCCGCTGCCGATCGCACCCGATACGGGCAAAGTGCCGGCGCGCGCCGGCTCGGCGATCTGA